A stretch of Nitrospirota bacterium DNA encodes these proteins:
- a CDS encoding carboxypeptidase regulatory-like domain-containing protein, whose amino-acid sequence MNTRRYGSVAGFGGILVLSMWLVGCAGKKSESKPEAGGAGAVQQQTKAQAVQEAVTGVAFDPAAAAGDTGAVRGAVTSSGVRGIDLGGAEQGVRGGVRGGVRATPRRQAEGEQPVAGARVRIEGTSLETISNEKGEFVIPFVPPGNYMVVGDKQGESGEVYAFSQNAAVTPGGSIDLGSLSLAETGAIRGKVKRADATSQLGIDVFIPGMSFVAKTDDDGNFNILYIPKGTYKLAAMFPGFEPNRWKDIVVESKKTTELPAVELKRAAQDKAKAAGIFGRVTASGGGGVRDAVVTTVPDTQNVRSDSAGNFIISNIAPGVYLVKAVRPGFTENSTFVDLTESLFDQVEIRLAPGAQILAGATTDVKAGAPPSISIDGPNAVTPGSTVTFKAGVSDSDGDNLYLKWKAGGGTFDNTWRDEVNWTAPASKGVFIIEVTVTDGVLSDKATTAVSVAPEGQTVTLDTTPPFPPRPDKLAVKMSPPGTEDTIEGQAGCVEPNATVKFYSDGLLSTLLVSAKASADGSFPAVKIGDNKGDQNDQIFIGVFDPAGNLSPVYFVVNDKTPPDTVITATPCGAQNSCLSAKNTADFEFNTAEIGSSFECKLDQAAFAGCTSPHTFTGLGNGAHTASIRAKDAAGNLDPFPASFNWGVDAEVPSAGAVTVTGQATATHVGPSFNLNGSFTESISSLTGCDYCLSTDGACDSEWAFATLSGSKPTYTCKVTGLTCTNGQTVTVNLRAFDSAGNTSTATSLARTCDTAAPSTATNAPAAWVNADTTVALSPADTGAGMTGGVAKTTYCLDAFDLCTPSVAGTSAAVTCAAATICQTYVRFAAQDAAGNAETTKSVLVRIDKQAPSSTLTAPADGALYAGGGTVSLSGTAADGSGSGVTLVQYSSNGGTNWSNATGTTAWSGSFTLSSLTASVKFRATDAAGNVETAGSGVSAWYSQLAASNMLGQLGSNGTPNYTIKDTNNPDGTGLNSPKDVAVDPAGGRLFVADGNNRVLVFNLATGALVDHKADFVLCQADMITTAAQTVSASSCSPQGLAYDAGGNRLFVSDSQAHRVLVFDVASITNGEAAVGVIGQTDFTSNSSGLTSSKLNNPNKLAFGGNRLYVADNSNHRVMIFDVTAISSPEIAINVLGQANFTTGTDSGCDQNGMNWPFALAYDATNDKLYVGTGAYHNRMLVFDGTPGLDGENALNVLGQPGFTTCTVGTTQAKLNIDGFTFGAAFGVYNTYNTLFVADGKNNRLVAFDVRTAASPAQTICGTTSTSGIVDGMNASCVVGQTLFTTNTAATTQGGMNGPRGVAVDTTNNKLWVADMTNHRVLMFDIAAISDGENAADVLGHVTTAETVSYLSGEANNPRETSFNFPQHVALDTVNHRLYVSDLNNSRVLVFNLDTSNNLADRVADFVLGQPSLLTVTQATTQAGMKRPQGLAVDTAGNRLFVADHDNARVLVYDVASITNGEIAANVLGQTIFTSNTPNNTSSTMSGPTGLAYDSARKWLYVADDMDPTMMAKFNHRVTVYDVNAITDGESAINVLGQANFTDQYGSCARARLSGPQGLALNANGSLLFVADNSNDRVIVYDVTSITDGENAEYVLGQASFGTCTNGLLSATGLDTPLGVALDTAASRLYVTDQQNSRIVMFDVATIVNGEAAKTPIAGQADLVTGTEATSQTAFNLPRGLAFDSGNIRLYAVDEYNHRLMIFNIP is encoded by the coding sequence ATGAACACGCGTCGCTACGGTTCAGTGGCGGGCTTTGGAGGGATCCTCGTCTTGTCGATGTGGCTCGTGGGCTGCGCCGGCAAGAAGTCGGAATCGAAGCCGGAGGCGGGAGGGGCGGGCGCCGTTCAGCAGCAGACGAAGGCGCAAGCGGTTCAAGAGGCGGTGACCGGCGTGGCGTTCGACCCGGCGGCGGCGGCGGGGGACACCGGGGCCGTTCGTGGTGCAGTCACTTCTTCGGGCGTGAGAGGGATCGATCTCGGCGGCGCGGAGCAGGGCGTTAGAGGAGGCGTCCGAGGCGGCGTAAGGGCCACACCTCGTCGCCAAGCGGAGGGTGAACAGCCCGTGGCCGGGGCGCGCGTCCGCATCGAAGGAACCTCTCTGGAAACAATCTCGAATGAGAAGGGCGAGTTTGTCATTCCGTTCGTTCCGCCTGGAAACTACATGGTCGTGGGCGACAAGCAGGGCGAGTCCGGGGAAGTCTACGCGTTCTCACAGAACGCCGCGGTAACACCCGGCGGCAGCATCGACCTCGGCTCGCTTTCTTTGGCCGAAACCGGAGCGATCAGGGGGAAGGTGAAGCGCGCCGATGCCACGAGCCAGCTCGGCATCGACGTGTTCATCCCCGGCATGAGCTTCGTCGCAAAGACGGACGACGACGGCAACTTCAATATTCTCTATATTCCCAAGGGGACCTACAAGCTCGCGGCGATGTTCCCCGGGTTCGAACCGAACCGGTGGAAAGATATCGTCGTGGAATCGAAGAAGACGACCGAGCTGCCCGCGGTTGAGCTCAAGCGCGCGGCGCAAGACAAGGCCAAGGCCGCCGGCATCTTCGGGCGCGTGACGGCCTCCGGCGGCGGCGGCGTGCGCGATGCCGTCGTGACGACGGTCCCGGACACGCAGAACGTCCGATCGGACAGCGCCGGCAACTTCATCATTTCGAACATCGCGCCGGGCGTGTATCTCGTGAAGGCCGTTCGGCCCGGTTTCACGGAGAACTCCACGTTCGTAGACCTCACCGAGAGCCTGTTCGATCAGGTCGAGATCCGGCTGGCTCCGGGCGCGCAGATCCTGGCCGGTGCGACGACGGACGTAAAGGCCGGTGCGCCACCTTCCATCAGCATCGACGGTCCCAACGCCGTAACCCCCGGTTCGACCGTCACGTTCAAGGCGGGGGTGTCGGATTCCGACGGCGACAACCTCTATCTCAAATGGAAGGCCGGCGGGGGGACGTTCGACAACACGTGGCGCGACGAAGTGAATTGGACCGCCCCCGCGTCCAAGGGCGTTTTCATCATCGAGGTGACGGTGACGGATGGTGTGCTCAGCGACAAGGCGACCACGGCGGTGTCCGTCGCTCCCGAAGGCCAGACGGTGACATTGGACACGACCCCGCCCTTCCCGCCGCGACCGGACAAGTTGGCCGTCAAGATGAGTCCGCCCGGCACGGAAGATACGATCGAGGGCCAGGCCGGCTGCGTGGAGCCGAATGCGACCGTGAAATTCTATTCGGATGGCCTCCTTTCAACTCTGCTGGTATCCGCGAAGGCCTCGGCCGACGGCTCTTTCCCGGCAGTCAAGATCGGCGACAACAAGGGCGACCAGAACGACCAGATCTTCATCGGCGTGTTCGACCCTGCCGGCAACCTCAGCCCCGTCTACTTCGTCGTGAACGACAAGACGCCACCGGATACGGTGATCACGGCGACCCCGTGCGGCGCTCAAAACTCCTGCCTCTCGGCCAAGAACACGGCCGACTTCGAGTTCAATACGGCCGAGATCGGCTCGTCCTTCGAGTGCAAGCTCGATCAGGCGGCTTTCGCCGGCTGCACGAGTCCCCACACCTTCACGGGTTTGGGGAACGGGGCGCACACCGCTTCGATCCGCGCCAAGGACGCAGCCGGCAACCTCGATCCGTTCCCGGCGTCCTTCAACTGGGGCGTGGATGCGGAGGTCCCCTCGGCAGGCGCGGTGACCGTAACGGGCCAGGCCACGGCGACGCACGTCGGACCCTCCTTCAACCTAAACGGCTCCTTCACGGAAAGCATCTCCTCGCTGACGGGCTGCGACTACTGCCTGAGCACGGATGGGGCCTGCGACTCCGAATGGGCCTTCGCCACGCTCAGCGGCTCCAAACCCACTTACACCTGCAAAGTCACCGGGCTCACCTGTACAAACGGACAGACCGTAACAGTGAACCTCCGGGCTTTTGACTCGGCCGGGAACACGTCGACGGCGACCTCTCTGGCCCGGACGTGCGATACCGCCGCCCCATCGACCGCAACCAATGCCCCTGCCGCGTGGGTGAACGCGGATACGACGGTCGCGCTCTCTCCCGCCGACACCGGCGCTGGAATGACGGGCGGCGTGGCCAAGACAACCTACTGTCTGGACGCCTTCGACCTCTGCACACCCTCCGTGGCCGGAACCTCGGCCGCCGTCACCTGCGCGGCGGCAACGATCTGCCAAACCTACGTCCGCTTCGCAGCGCAGGACGCCGCGGGCAACGCGGAGACGACCAAGTCCGTACTCGTGAGAATCGACAAGCAGGCGCCCTCCAGCACGCTCACCGCCCCGGCGGATGGAGCGCTGTACGCCGGTGGCGGCACGGTCAGCCTGTCCGGCACGGCAGCCGACGGCAGCGGGTCCGGCGTGACGCTTGTCCAGTATTCGTCAAACGGCGGTACGAACTGGTCGAACGCGACGGGGACGACGGCTTGGTCCGGTTCGTTCACGCTCAGCTCCCTTACTGCCAGTGTGAAATTCCGCGCCACCGACGCCGCGGGAAACGTCGAAACCGCGGGCTCCGGCGTCAGCGCCTGGTACAGCCAACTGGCCGCCTCGAACATGCTCGGTCAGCTTGGCTCCAACGGTACGCCGAACTACACCATCAAGGACACCAACAATCCCGACGGCACGGGACTCAATAGCCCGAAGGACGTGGCGGTGGACCCGGCCGGCGGAAGACTGTTCGTCGCGGACGGAAACAACCGCGTCCTGGTCTTCAATCTGGCCACCGGTGCCCTGGTGGACCACAAGGCGGACTTCGTTCTCTGTCAGGCCGACATGATCACGACCGCCGCCCAGACGGTCTCCGCCTCTTCGTGCAGCCCGCAAGGCCTCGCGTACGATGCAGGAGGCAATCGATTGTTCGTATCCGATTCTCAGGCCCATCGGGTCCTCGTTTTCGACGTGGCCTCGATCACGAATGGCGAAGCGGCCGTCGGCGTCATCGGCCAAACCGATTTCACCTCGAATTCATCCGGGCTCACCTCGAGTAAGCTGAACAATCCCAACAAGCTCGCGTTCGGGGGAAATCGCCTCTACGTGGCGGATAACAGCAACCACAGGGTCATGATCTTCGATGTGACCGCGATATCGAGCCCGGAAATCGCCATCAACGTCCTCGGTCAAGCGAATTTCACGACGGGTACGGACTCGGGCTGCGATCAGAACGGAATGAACTGGCCCTTCGCACTGGCGTATGACGCCACGAACGACAAGCTCTACGTCGGCACCGGCGCCTATCACAACAGAATGCTGGTCTTCGACGGCACGCCGGGCTTGGACGGCGAGAACGCCCTCAACGTGCTAGGACAGCCGGGTTTCACGACTTGCACTGTGGGCACAACCCAGGCCAAGCTCAACATAGACGGCTTCACGTTCGGGGCGGCTTTCGGCGTCTACAACACCTACAACACGCTCTTCGTGGCGGACGGGAAAAATAACCGCCTGGTCGCGTTCGACGTCCGCACCGCCGCCAGCCCCGCGCAAACCATCTGCGGCACGACGTCCACCTCCGGCATCGTCGATGGAATGAACGCCTCCTGCGTGGTCGGCCAGACACTGTTTACAACCAACACCGCCGCAACAACTCAGGGGGGAATGAACGGACCGCGGGGCGTGGCCGTCGACACGACCAATAACAAACTGTGGGTCGCCGACATGACCAACCACCGTGTGCTCATGTTCGACATCGCCGCCATCTCGGACGGGGAGAACGCCGCGGACGTCCTGGGCCACGTGACCACCGCCGAAACGGTCTCCTATCTGTCGGGAGAAGCGAACAACCCACGCGAGACGTCGTTCAACTTCCCCCAACACGTCGCGCTGGACACGGTGAACCACCGTCTGTACGTCTCGGACTTGAACAACAGCCGCGTGCTCGTCTTCAACCTGGATACGAGCAACAATCTGGCGGATCGCGTAGCCGATTTCGTCCTGGGCCAGCCCAGTCTCCTCACGGTGACGCAGGCAACCACTCAGGCCGGCATGAAGCGGCCGCAAGGATTGGCAGTTGACACCGCCGGGAACCGTCTCTTCGTGGCCGACCACGACAACGCGCGTGTCCTGGTGTACGACGTCGCCTCGATCACGAACGGCGAGATCGCCGCCAATGTGCTTGGGCAGACCATTTTCACGTCCAACACCCCGAACAACACCTCCAGCACCATGTCCGGGCCGACCGGCCTCGCCTACGATTCAGCGCGCAAATGGCTCTACGTGGCCGATGACATGGATCCGACGATGATGGCGAAGTTCAACCACCGCGTCACGGTGTACGATGTAAACGCCATCACCGATGGAGAATCCGCCATCAACGTGCTCGGGCAGGCGAACTTCACCGACCAGTACGGAAGCTGCGCCAGGGCCAGGCTCAGTGGACCCCAAGGTCTTGCCCTCAACGCAAACGGAAGTCTCCTTTTCGTGGCAGACAACAGCAATGACCGCGTGATCGTCTACGATGTGACTTCGATTACCGATGGGGAAAACGCGGAATACGTCCTGGGTCAAGCGAGCTTCGGTACGTGCACGAACGGGCTCCTCAGCGCGACCGGTCTCGACACCCCCCTGGGCGTGGCTCTGGATACGGCCGCGTCGAGGCTCTACGTGACCGACCAGCAGAACAGCCGTATCGTGATGTTCGACGTCGCCACGATCGTGAATGGCGAGGCGGCCAAGACGCCGATCGCGGGTCAGGCCGATCTCGTCACCGGCACGGAGGCCACATCACAGACCGCCTTTAATCTCCCTCGCGGCCTCGCCTTCGACTCCGGCAACATTCGGCTGTACGCCGTGGACGAGTACAACCACCGGCTCATGATCTTCAATATTCCGTGA
- the guaB gene encoding IMP dehydrogenase produces the protein MEIQEGLTFDDVLLVPAESDILPAEVDLTTRLTATIALRIPVVSAAMDTVTESRTAIAMAQEGGIGIIHRNLTIERQAEEVRRAKKFESGIVRNPVTMRPDQTIQDALDLMKQKKVTGLPIVENGKVVGILTRRDIRFETKYSRKIREAMTKKLVTAPPGVTTEKAKEILAEHKIEKLLIVAKDGSLHGLITVKDLERAKLFPNATKDAEGSLRVGGAIGTGPDAIERAEALIKAGVDVIAVDTAHGHSQRVMDTVRDLKSRNSSVPVIAGNVATYEGAEALVKCGADAIKVGVGPGSICTTRVVAGVGVPQLTAIMACRRAADKKGVPVIADGGVRYSGDIAKALAVGASCVMVGNLLAGTDESPGEVILYQGRSYKVYRGMGSLGAMMEGSADRYGQVVEGGDGAEGPRSSKLVPEGIEGRVPYRGTISASIHQLVGGVRSGMGYLGCKTIQALQEKPRLIKITSAGLRESHVHNIVITREAPNYGIEE, from the coding sequence ATGGAAATCCAGGAAGGACTGACATTTGACGACGTTCTTCTTGTCCCCGCCGAATCGGATATCCTGCCTGCCGAAGTCGATCTGACCACTCGCCTCACGGCGACCATCGCCCTAAGAATTCCCGTCGTGAGCGCGGCGATGGATACCGTGACCGAGTCCCGAACGGCCATCGCCATGGCCCAGGAGGGGGGCATTGGGATTATTCACCGCAACCTGACCATCGAGCGCCAGGCGGAGGAAGTGCGTAGGGCCAAGAAGTTCGAGAGCGGCATCGTACGCAACCCGGTTACCATGCGTCCCGATCAGACGATCCAGGACGCCCTCGATCTCATGAAGCAGAAGAAAGTGACCGGACTTCCCATCGTGGAGAACGGAAAAGTGGTGGGAATCCTGACGCGGAGGGATATCCGGTTCGAGACCAAGTATTCGCGCAAGATTCGCGAAGCGATGACGAAGAAGCTGGTGACCGCGCCGCCGGGGGTCACGACGGAGAAGGCGAAGGAAATTCTGGCGGAGCACAAGATCGAGAAGCTTCTGATTGTGGCGAAGGATGGGAGCTTGCACGGACTCATCACCGTGAAGGACTTGGAGAGGGCGAAACTGTTTCCGAACGCCACCAAGGATGCCGAGGGCAGCCTCCGTGTGGGCGGGGCGATCGGGACCGGACCGGACGCGATCGAACGGGCCGAGGCTTTGATCAAGGCCGGCGTCGATGTCATTGCCGTGGACACGGCGCACGGTCATTCGCAGCGGGTGATGGACACGGTGCGGGATTTGAAAAGCCGGAATTCATCGGTTCCCGTTATTGCCGGAAATGTGGCGACGTACGAGGGGGCCGAGGCGCTGGTGAAGTGCGGCGCCGATGCGATCAAGGTGGGTGTGGGGCCCGGGTCGATTTGCACTACGCGTGTGGTGGCGGGAGTCGGCGTGCCACAGCTGACGGCGATCATGGCCTGCCGCCGGGCCGCGGACAAGAAGGGTGTACCGGTCATCGCGGATGGCGGTGTCCGGTATTCAGGGGATATCGCGAAGGCACTCGCCGTAGGAGCCTCCTGCGTCATGGTCGGGAATCTGCTTGCGGGGACGGATGAGAGTCCCGGCGAGGTGATTCTCTACCAAGGCAGGAGCTACAAAGTTTATCGGGGAATGGGCTCGTTGGGCGCCATGATGGAAGGTTCAGCCGATCGCTACGGGCAGGTGGTCGAGGGGGGGGACGGTGCGGAGGGACCTCGTTCGTCGAAGCTGGTTCCGGAGGGGATTGAGGGCCGGGTGCCTTATCGCGGGACGATCTCAGCGTCGATCCATCAGCTGGTGGGGGGGGTACGGTCCGGTATGGGCTACCTCGGATGCAAGACCATCCAAGCCCTCCAGGAGAAGCCGCGGCTCATCAAGATTACTTCTGCCGGGCTCCGCGAGAGCCACGTTCACAACATCGTCATCACCCGTGAAGCCCCGAACTACGGGATCGAAGAGTAG
- the lon gene encoding endopeptidase La: MDKKVMPLLPLRDIVVFPYMVVPLFVGRQKSINALDDAVQKGREILLATQRSAKTDDPKPEDIHKMGTIATVLQLLRLPDGTIKALVEGKRRGKVAKFLPSEPHFLIEVEEVFDAVQPGTDTEALIRGVLTAFENYHKLNRKLSPEMLQSVSSITEPGRLADTLAAHMTLKIENKQKVLDLEDPTERLEHVLGLLQAELEILQAERRIRARVKKQMEKTQKEYYLTEQLKAIQKELGQKDEFHVEIEELEEKSKKKKLSKEGREKVDKEIKKLKMMSPMSAEATVVRNYVDWIISLPWEEYADEKLDIQEAEKILDEDHYGLNKVKERILEYLAVQNLVKKQTGSPKMKGPILCLVGPPGVGKTSLAKSIARSTGRKFVKISLGGVRDEAEIRGHRRTYIGALPGKVVQGMKKAGQSNPVFLLDEIDKMSMDFRGDPSAALMEVLDPEQNNAFSDHYLDLDYDLSRVMFITTANILHGIPVPLQDRLEVLRMPGYTEDEKLHIAKQFLIPKQRKENGLKEENIEITNGGTLAVIRKYTREAGVRNLEREIATLCRKVAKEVMKKKDDSVKIVVSGSSIPKYLGVARFKLTMTEDENQIGICNGLAWTEFGGELLTTEVTTMPGKGKLIITGKLGEVMQESAQAAMSYVRSRAGRLGLDKEFYQKLDIHVHVPEGAVPKDGPSAGVTMATSIVSALTRRVIRKDVAMTGEITLRGRVLPIGGLKEKLLAAHRAQIKKVIVPKENEKDLKDIPTNITKAFELVLVDNMDQVLEHAIVIGAEEKLFVEEKEFPKEKEKIILPRLAKKQPKLPEKEITAH; the protein is encoded by the coding sequence ATGGACAAAAAGGTGATGCCCCTCCTCCCGCTTCGGGACATCGTGGTGTTCCCCTACATGGTTGTGCCGCTCTTTGTGGGGCGGCAGAAATCCATCAACGCGCTGGATGACGCCGTCCAAAAGGGGCGCGAGATCCTGCTGGCCACGCAGCGGAGCGCCAAGACGGATGACCCCAAGCCGGAGGACATCCACAAGATGGGTACCATTGCGACGGTGCTCCAACTCCTTCGTTTGCCGGACGGGACGATCAAGGCCCTCGTGGAAGGCAAGCGCCGCGGAAAAGTGGCGAAGTTCCTTCCCAGCGAGCCGCATTTCCTGATTGAAGTGGAGGAAGTGTTTGACGCCGTTCAGCCGGGGACCGATACCGAGGCCCTGATTCGTGGCGTCCTCACCGCCTTTGAAAACTACCACAAGCTGAATCGGAAGCTCTCTCCCGAGATGCTTCAGAGCGTATCGTCCATCACGGAACCGGGGCGCCTGGCGGATACGCTGGCGGCTCACATGACGCTCAAGATTGAGAACAAGCAGAAGGTGCTGGATCTCGAGGATCCAACGGAACGGCTCGAGCACGTGCTGGGGCTTCTCCAGGCCGAACTGGAAATCCTCCAGGCCGAGCGCCGGATCCGCGCCCGCGTGAAGAAACAGATGGAGAAGACGCAGAAGGAGTACTACCTCACTGAGCAGCTCAAGGCCATTCAGAAGGAACTCGGCCAGAAGGACGAATTCCACGTCGAGATTGAGGAGCTGGAAGAAAAGTCGAAGAAGAAGAAGCTCTCCAAGGAAGGGCGCGAGAAGGTCGACAAGGAGATCAAGAAGCTGAAAATGATGTCGCCGATGTCGGCCGAGGCCACGGTGGTGCGGAACTACGTGGACTGGATCATCTCGTTGCCCTGGGAAGAGTACGCGGATGAAAAGCTGGACATTCAAGAGGCGGAAAAGATCCTCGATGAAGACCACTACGGCTTGAACAAGGTCAAGGAGCGCATCCTGGAATACCTGGCCGTGCAGAATCTGGTCAAGAAACAGACCGGAAGCCCCAAGATGAAGGGGCCGATTCTCTGCCTGGTGGGCCCTCCCGGCGTGGGAAAGACGTCGCTCGCCAAGTCGATCGCGCGATCGACGGGCCGAAAATTCGTGAAGATTTCCCTCGGTGGTGTGCGGGACGAGGCGGAAATCCGAGGTCATCGCCGGACCTACATCGGCGCGCTCCCCGGCAAAGTGGTGCAGGGCATGAAGAAGGCAGGCCAATCCAATCCGGTGTTCCTGCTCGACGAAATCGACAAGATGAGCATGGACTTCCGGGGGGATCCGTCGGCCGCGTTGATGGAAGTGCTGGATCCGGAGCAGAACAACGCGTTCAGCGATCACTACTTGGATCTGGACTACGATTTGTCGCGAGTCATGTTCATCACCACGGCGAACATTCTCCATGGGATCCCCGTGCCGCTCCAGGATCGTCTCGAGGTTCTGCGCATGCCCGGATACACGGAGGACGAGAAGCTTCACATCGCCAAGCAGTTCCTCATTCCGAAACAGCGGAAAGAGAACGGGCTGAAGGAAGAGAACATCGAGATCACCAACGGCGGCACGCTCGCCGTGATCCGCAAGTACACCCGTGAGGCGGGCGTCCGGAATCTCGAACGCGAGATCGCCACGCTCTGCCGCAAGGTGGCCAAAGAGGTGATGAAGAAGAAAGACGACAGCGTGAAGATCGTCGTGAGCGGCTCCTCCATTCCCAAGTACCTCGGGGTGGCCCGGTTCAAGCTGACCATGACCGAGGACGAGAACCAGATCGGCATCTGCAACGGGCTGGCGTGGACGGAGTTCGGCGGCGAGCTGCTCACCACCGAGGTGACGACCATGCCGGGGAAGGGAAAGCTCATCATCACCGGCAAGTTGGGCGAGGTGATGCAGGAGAGCGCCCAGGCGGCGATGAGCTACGTGCGCTCGCGCGCGGGGCGGCTCGGGCTCGACAAGGAGTTCTATCAGAAACTGGACATCCACGTACACGTGCCCGAAGGAGCCGTTCCGAAGGACGGGCCTTCCGCGGGGGTGACGATGGCGACATCGATCGTCTCCGCCCTTACCCGCCGGGTGATCCGGAAGGACGTGGCCATGACGGGCGAGATCACTCTCCGCGGTCGAGTCCTGCCCATCGGCGGACTCAAGGAGAAGCTCCTGGCGGCGCATCGGGCGCAGATCAAGAAGGTGATCGTGCCGAAGGAGAACGAGAAAGACCTGAAGGACATTCCCACCAACATCACGAAGGCCTTCGAGTTGGTGCTGGTGGACAACATGGACCAGGTCTTGGAGCATGCGATCGTGATCGGCGCGGAGGAGAAACTGTTTGTGGAAGAGAAAGAGTTTCCCAAGGAGAAGGAGAAGATCATCCTTCCGCGCCTCGCGAAAAAGCAGCCGAAACTGCCCGAGAAGGAAATCACGGCGCACTGA
- the clpX gene encoding ATP-dependent Clp protease ATP-binding subunit ClpX, with product MATKSAGSSGLLVCSFCGKSQNEVRKLIAGPSVYICDECVELCNDIIAEGEKEDRRFGRGYLPTPVELKAVLDEYVVGQEGAKKMLAVAVYNHYKRIFTKNGHPGEVDLQKSNIMLIGPTGSGKTLLAQTLAKVLNVPFTIADATTLTEAGYVGEDVESILFALLHNADFDIEKAQKGIVYIDEIDKIARKGDNPSITRDVSGEGVQQALLKILEGTVSNVPPRGGRKHPQQDFIRLDTTGVLFICGGAFVGLEDLIMRRINQKGLGFGAEVRSRKEMNIGEILQHVEPDDLLRFGLIPEFVGRLPVVATLDELNEKALVDILQVPRNALVKQYRRLFEYERVKLSFTDEAIAAIAREAIKRKSGARGLRAILEKVMLDVMYDIPSHANVRECVVGEDVILKGVAPMLIYETELKSA from the coding sequence ATGGCAACCAAAAGCGCCGGATCGTCGGGACTCTTGGTTTGCTCTTTCTGCGGGAAGAGCCAGAACGAGGTTCGCAAGCTCATCGCGGGCCCCAGCGTGTACATCTGCGACGAATGCGTCGAGCTGTGCAACGACATCATCGCGGAGGGCGAAAAGGAAGACCGCCGTTTCGGGCGCGGGTATCTGCCGACGCCGGTCGAACTGAAGGCGGTTCTCGACGAGTACGTCGTGGGACAGGAAGGCGCCAAGAAGATGCTCGCCGTGGCCGTCTACAACCACTACAAGCGCATTTTCACCAAGAACGGACATCCGGGCGAGGTCGATCTTCAGAAGAGCAATATCATGCTCATCGGTCCCACCGGCTCGGGGAAGACGCTCCTTGCACAAACGCTGGCCAAGGTGCTCAACGTTCCGTTCACGATCGCCGACGCGACGACGCTGACGGAAGCGGGATACGTGGGCGAAGACGTGGAGAGCATTCTCTTTGCCCTGCTTCACAACGCGGACTTCGACATCGAGAAGGCCCAGAAGGGGATCGTCTACATCGATGAAATCGACAAGATCGCGCGGAAGGGGGACAACCCGTCCATCACCCGGGATGTATCCGGCGAAGGCGTGCAGCAGGCGCTTCTCAAGATTCTGGAAGGAACGGTCTCCAATGTGCCTCCCCGCGGCGGCAGAAAACATCCCCAGCAGGATTTCATCCGGTTGGACACCACCGGTGTGCTCTTCATCTGCGGCGGCGCCTTCGTAGGATTGGAAGATCTCATCATGCGGCGGATCAATCAGAAGGGCCTTGGATTCGGCGCGGAGGTGCGGAGCCGAAAGGAAATGAACATCGGCGAAATCCTCCAACACGTGGAGCCGGACGATCTGTTGAGGTTCGGGCTGATTCCTGAATTCGTCGGCCGGTTGCCCGTAGTGGCCACTCTGGATGAACTCAACGAGAAAGCGCTTGTCGACATCCTCCAGGTGCCTCGAAACGCGCTCGTGAAACAGTACCGTCGGCTGTTCGAATACGAACGGGTCAAGCTGTCCTTCACGGACGAAGCGATCGCCGCCATCGCGCGGGAAGCCATCAAGCGGAAGAGCGGTGCGCGGGGGTTGCGCGCCATCCTGGAAAAGGTCATGCTGGATGTGATGTACGATATCCCATCGCACGCCAATGTTCGGGAATGTGTTGTGGGGGAGGATGTCATCCTCAAGGGCGTGGCCCCCATGTTGATCTACGAGACCGAGCTGAAGAGCGCCTGA
- the clpP gene encoding ATP-dependent Clp endopeptidase proteolytic subunit ClpP gives MLVPIVVEQTPRGERAFDIYSRLLKERIIFIGNAVVDDLSNLVIAQLLFLESEDPDKDVFVYINTPGGSVTAGLAIYDTMQYIKPSVATVCIGQASSMGAILLCAGAKGKRFALPNSRILIHQPLGGFSGFAKDIEIQTKEILRLRERLNDILVKHSGQPVERIQTDTDRDYFMSASEAKEYGLVDEVVEKRHLSKLRR, from the coding sequence ATGCTTGTTCCCATCGTTGTCGAACAAACCCCGCGCGGCGAGCGGGCGTTTGACATCTATTCCAGGCTCTTGAAAGAAAGGATCATCTTTATCGGCAACGCCGTGGTCGACGATCTTTCCAACCTGGTCATCGCCCAGCTTCTTTTCCTCGAATCGGAAGACCCCGACAAAGACGTCTTCGTCTACATCAACACGCCCGGGGGATCGGTGACCGCCGGTCTCGCGATCTACGACACCATGCAATACATCAAGCCCAGCGTGGCCACCGTGTGCATCGGCCAGGCTTCGAGCATGGGGGCGATCCTTCTCTGCGCCGGTGCGAAAGGCAAACGATTCGCGCTTCCCAATTCGAGGATCTTGATTCATCAACCTCTGGGGGGATTTTCAGGCTTTGCCAAGGACATTGAAATTCAAACGAAGGAGATCCTGCGCCTTCGAGAACGACTGAATGACATTTTGGTGAAGCACTCGGGACAACCGGTGGAGCGGATTCAAACGGATACCGACCGGGATTACTTCATGTCGGCGAGCGAGGCGAAGGAGTACGGGCTGGTGGATGAAGTGGTGGAAAAACGCCATTTGAGTAAACTAAGGAGATAA